The following nucleotide sequence is from Oscillatoria salina IIICB1.
TTCTAAACTTATTTTTACTTCGCCGTCAGCCGGGGTATAGCGAATTGCGTTACTGACTAAGTTCGCAACTAAACAATACAATTGTTCGGGATCGCCTTTGATTTGTAATTCGCGATCTACTTTAATTTCGGCGCTTAATTTTAGTTTGGCTGCAAGGGCTAAAGAGGCAAATTCTTCGGCTAAATCATTAACTAAATCAGTTAGCGAAACTAATTCTTGGGGTAAAGTAAGGGAAGAAGAAACAGTTGAATTTCTCTCCAGACGACATAAAATTAATAAATCCGCAACTAACTGCGAAAGTCGTTGATTTTGACGATTAACTGCTTGTAAGGTTTCTTGTGCTGTAGTTGGCTCTAAACTAGGTAACATTAATGTTGATTCTACTGTCGCCCGAATTGCTGCTAAAGGTGTGCGTAATTCATGAGCAGCATCAGCCGTAAATTGTTGAATTTGACGATAAGATTGATAAATTGGCTGCATTGCTAATCCGGCTAACCACCAACTCGCAGCAGCAATAAAAAAAATTGCTAGAGGTAATCCCAAGATTAAAATCCATTTAACTGTTGCGACATAATTTTCAAAATCTTGCAAATTACGTCCCACTTGGAGATAACCCCAATTTTGTCGCTCTTTAGTCTGTAGAGATAAAGTAATTTGACGGTAATTTGTTCCGCTATTATCAGTTAATCTTTCCCATTGTGAAAAATTCTTTGATACAGCTATTCCGGTTGGTTGTAATCCTGCTACAGCTACTAAATTTCCCGAACGATCCAGTAAGCGGATATAATAGTTATCCTCATGAGAGAGTGTGAGGTCGGAGTTAAGACAGTTAATATCGACGATGCAAATATCCGGTAAAAAACGAGTAGCTGTAGGTGTTAAAGTTCCCGGTTGTGTGAGAATCATTTCTAAGCTGTTCTCAAGTCTACTAGCAACTGATTGTAGTTCGCGATCGATCGTGATACGATGAGCGTGCGCGATCGCTTCGTAAACTCCGATCCCAAATACACTCAAAATCACTCCCATTACTCCAGCATACCAAACAGCAAGTCGGCAACGAGTCTTCTGAAATAGTCGATTTTGTTTCATTGTTTTGGGTAGTTGAAAATTTTCTCCGCGATCGTTAATCTGATTGAGGAGGATTGAAACGATAACCTAGTCCGTAAACGGTTTCGATTAAATTATTACAGCCGTGTTGTTCTAATTTACGTCGTAGCAAACGAATTTGTGCTGCAACAACGTTACTAATTGGTTCTTCTCCTACTTCCCAAAGTTGAGTTAAAATTTGTTCGCGGGTGACAATTTGTTGAGGGTGACGCAGAAAATATTCTAGGAGTAAAAATTCTTTGTGCGTGAGAGAAATTACTTTTTTTTCTCCTCCTGAAACTGTTGAAGAAATGGTATTGGTGCTATAATCTAAAGTGAGATTGGCAACTTGTAATTGTGATGGTTGTATTTGTGGCGATCGCCGTTGTAATGCTCGCAATCTCGCTAGCAATTCCGCCATTCCAAAAGGTTTGACTAAATAATCGTCAGCCCCGGAATCTAAGCCTATTACTTTATCAATTTCCCGATCTTTTGCTGTTAGCATCATCACAGGTAAAGAATCGTTTCTACTCCTAAGTCCCTGAAGTAATTCTAGTCCTGACATTCCCGGTAAAAGCCAATCAAAAATCGCTAAATTGTATTGAGTCCAGTGATTTTCTAAATAGTCCCACGCATCATTACCATTAAGCACCC
It contains:
- the rppB gene encoding two-component system sensor histidine kinase RppB translates to MKQNRLFQKTRCRLAVWYAGVMGVILSVFGIGVYEAIAHAHRITIDRELQSVASRLENSLEMILTQPGTLTPTATRFLPDICIVDINCLNSDLTLSHEDNYYIRLLDRSGNLVAVAGLQPTGIAVSKNFSQWERLTDNSGTNYRQITLSLQTKERQNWGYLQVGRNLQDFENYVATVKWILILGLPLAIFFIAAASWWLAGLAMQPIYQSYRQIQQFTADAAHELRTPLAAIRATVESTLMLPSLEPTTAQETLQAVNRQNQRLSQLVADLLILCRLERNSTVSSSLTLPQELVSLTDLVNDLAEEFASLALAAKLKLSAEIKVDRELQIKGDPEQLYCLVANLVSNAIRYTPADGEVKISLENSPNEVIIRVEDTGIGIAPKEQKMIFDRFYRVNSDRSRASGGSGLGLAIAAAIATAHQGSITVQSELNQGSTFTVKLPDKSANQGQKWTKLT
- the rppA gene encoding two-component system response regulator RppA; this translates as MRVLLVEDEPDLGAAVKQTLHQAGYVVDWVLNGNDAWDYLENHWTQYNLAIFDWLLPGMSGLELLQGLRSRNDSLPVMMLTAKDREIDKVIGLDSGADDYLVKPFGMAELLARLRALQRRSPQIQPSQLQVANLTLDYSTNTISSTVSGGEKKVISLTHKEFLLLEYFLRHPQQIVTREQILTQLWEVGEEPISNVVAAQIRLLRRKLEQHGCNNLIETVYGLGYRFNPPQSD